Genomic DNA from Ruminococcus sp. OA3:
TTTTGTCAAGTTATTTTTGGCATTTGGGAAACTTTAAGCTCAGGTAGAATGATTGGAAGTGGATGAGTCATATATTAAGAGGAAGATATGATGGCAGGTGTCTATGGATCGAAAAAAATGGAAACCCGTTGTAGACATTATGTTGGGATGTCTGCTGCTGGTGGGCGTGTACTATTTATCGCGGGAAGGAGCGCGTCTGGTCACGCAGGAACTGCAGGGCCGTCAGACTGTAGTGATCGATGCCGGTCACGGCGGTGATGATCCGGGAAAAGTGGGGATCAATAACGAACTGGAAAAGGATCTGAATCTGGAAATTGCCAAAAAAGTAGAGAAACTGCTTCAGGAGTCGGGATACCAGGTGATTATGACTCGCACGAAGGATGAGATGCTCTGCGGCAGGGGAAGCCAGAATAAAAAGGCGGAGGATCTAAAGAAACGGTGTCAGATCATCAACGAAAGTTCCGCAGACTGTGCAGTCAGTATTCATCAGAACAGCTATTCTGATGAAGCCGTGAAGGGTGCTCAGGTTTTCTATTTTGAACATTCCGAGGACGGAAAACAGCTGGCGTCCATGCTCCAGAATGCACTTGTGGATGGACTCGACCCTCAAAACCACAGAAAAGAGAAGGGGAACATCACATACTACCTGCTGAAGAAGACAGAGGTTCCAATCGTGATCGTTGAATGTGGATTTCTGAGCAATTCAGAGGAGGCTGGAAAGTTAAAGACAGAAGCATATCAGGATAAGGTTGCGGCCGCAGTAACCGCAGGTGTCAGGGAATATCTGGGGGATTCCTGAGTTTTCCCAAAAAGAGAGTTCCATTTTACAAAATTCAATGCTATAATAAAATGGATTGTGTAAAGATTTATTACAAGAGGATGACTATGGAAACGAAAATTGTAAAGGTGGACCGGAAACATCCACAGGAGGACATCATGAGGGAGGCCGGACAGATTTTAAAGGACGGCGGCCTGGTGGCGTTTCCGACGGAGACCGTGTACGGTCTGGGAGGCAATGCACTTGACGTGAACGCATCTCATAAGATCTATGCGGCCAAGGGACGACCGTCGGATAACCCGCTGATCATTCATATAGCGAACCTGGAAGACATGGACGCGTTAGTGACTGAGATACCGCCTGCGGCAAAACACCTTGCGGGCACATACTGGCCCGGTCCCCTGACTATGATATTTCCCAAGAGCGAATGTGTGCCGTATGAGACGACAGGAGGACTTGAGAGTGTTGCAGTCAGAATGCCCAGTCACAGTATTGCACAGATTCTGATCAGGGAGGCTGGCGGATACGTGGCTGCACCAAGCGCTAACACATCCGGGAGGCCCAGCCCCACGCTGGCGGAGCACGTGATCGAAGATTTGAATGGGAAGATTGATATGATCATTGACGGGGGTAGTGTAGGAATCGGGCTGGAGTCCACGATTGTGGATTTTACAGAGGATATACCCACGATACTGCGGCCGGGTTATATCAATGAAGATATGCTTCG
This window encodes:
- a CDS encoding L-threonylcarbamoyladenylate synthase is translated as METKIVKVDRKHPQEDIMREAGQILKDGGLVAFPTETVYGLGGNALDVNASHKIYAAKGRPSDNPLIIHIANLEDMDALVTEIPPAAKHLAGTYWPGPLTMIFPKSECVPYETTGGLESVAVRMPSHSIAQILIREAGGYVAAPSANTSGRPSPTLAEHVIEDLNGKIDMIIDGGSVGIGLESTIVDFTEDIPTILRPGYINEDMLREILGEVRMDQGLIAEDMDIHPKAPGMKYRHYAPKGSLVIVEGRQENVTAAIQKMADEKIGQGYCVGIIGTDETVDAYKSGVVKSIGAREDEAGIARHLYRVLREFDDSEVAYIYSESFHTPKMGQAIMNRLLKAAGHQIIEV
- a CDS encoding N-acetylmuramoyl-L-alanine amidase, with translation MDRKKWKPVVDIMLGCLLLVGVYYLSREGARLVTQELQGRQTVVIDAGHGGDDPGKVGINNELEKDLNLEIAKKVEKLLQESGYQVIMTRTKDEMLCGRGSQNKKAEDLKKRCQIINESSADCAVSIHQNSYSDEAVKGAQVFYFEHSEDGKQLASMLQNALVDGLDPQNHRKEKGNITYYLLKKTEVPIVIVECGFLSNSEEAGKLKTEAYQDKVAAAVTAGVREYLGDS